Within Spinacia oleracea cultivar Varoflay chromosome 4, BTI_SOV_V1, whole genome shotgun sequence, the genomic segment atttggcctaaatatgtcctataacgacccaacgagccttaaacgtgcacaactagattggaatgagtcttagaaagtttaaacaaaacatataaaacatgtaattagtttcaaatgagtccttaggttctttggtgcaaagttgggagcgaaaatgcctcaatttggcctaaatatgtcctataacgacccaacgagccttaaacgtgcacaactagattggaatgagtcttagaaagtttaaacaaagcatataaaacttgtaattagattaaaatgaatcattaggttcattagttcaaaaatgggagcgaaaatgtctcattttagcctaaatatgtccataacgacccaacaagcctaaaacgtgcataaccatattggaatgagtcttagaaagtttaaacaaagcatataaaacatgttattagtttaaaatgaatcattaggttcattagttttaaaatgggagcgaaaatgtcactAAACCATTTAAGTTACTGATTTCTCAATGTTCTTAGTTATATTGTTGAAAGCATTAGTGCAactttcccttttcttttttcatagagtttttttgttttaaaggaaATGGTGACGCCGCTGCCAAAGAAGAAGGCTAAACCGCACCATGGTAAAGGAAGTGAGAAAGGGAGCACCAAAGCTAGTTGTGTCCTTAAAAAGGGATCTGGCTCAAAAAACAAAGATACATCAAAAAGTGATAACCCCATTGGTAGTAAAGTTGATGTCCTTAGGGTGGAGTGTGAACTACTATCTTACATGATGTCCAATATGCCTAAATTTTCATCAGCATTATCACTTCCTGCTTCAATTTTCTCGTACAAAAAGGACACACTGACTTCTGTCAAATCTCGTGATATCTCTGAGTTTCTCACGAAGGATTTCGTCGGTATTAAAGTACTTCAAGTTTATATGATGTATGTTATTCTGCCTATGGTATCTCATTTGATTCTACCTACATGGCGATTTATAAAATCTTTTTCATCCTTTGATCTTATGGTTAATGACCCTATGTTTGCATATGTATGTACTTGTATCATGAATACATATGCCCCTTAAAGTTGTCTCATATTAACTTTTTGTGTCCCGATGCAATTTCTTGTGCCGCAATGAAGAAGAATCGTTTAAGCGTTATTGACTATATAAAAGATGCTTTCTTAAATGAAAGGAAAAAGGATGTGCAGTCAAAATTCTTGTTGGCTCCCTACCATGAAGGGTATCTTATATAACCTGCTAACTTTTATatatgttatttattttttaatattattagaaCTCTTGTTTTCATGCAACTAATCATATAATTGGGTACTTTATAATAGGAATCATTGGGTTCTTATCGTCCTTGATCTTGTCTTTGGCCTAGCATACGTGTTTGATTCGGCCACTCCTCCCCCTCCCGAGACACGGAAGTTAGAAGGGTTCAATTGTATACAAATGTAAGTTGAATGTACAAACCCATTTGCAACTCATTATATTATGTCAATAAAACACATGCTATATatatttaatttctttattGAAAGTAATATGATTAGATTTTTGATAGAGAACTAAAGTGTTATAATTATTGTTTATGTAGGGCATATAGAATTTATTGGACTAATCTTGAAAATGGCAAACGGAAGATTAAGTCACAAAAGTTACGATTCATACAGATGAAGGTACGTACTAATTAAAGTTTGTACTCCTTAAATCTCTTAATTTGAAAAATTTGCTTTGACACATATATACGTGCctcatttgtgtaaatagtgtgctcaacaagttGATGCAGTTGACAGTGGTTATTATGTGATGAAATACATGCATGATGTTGTCACAGTATACAATGAATACAAGGATAATTTGTCTGAGGTACGTGAACTTATTTAATTAGGTATAAGAATCAATTTTCTCTTAAATTAGTTTTCGAGTACTTAATAccaagtttttgttttttgaccaacatagagttggctcaagtggtaagcagcttgatgccgcttaagggaggtctcgggttcgagcctcgcCGTATGCAGAAACTCTTGTTGGGAGACTCACCCACCACAAGCAAGGTGTGCGACCCGGGTCGGATTCGGATGTAGTTGGAGCTAAGCTCCGGTGAACCGGGTGTGCTATGCGTAAAaaaagtttttgttttttgaagggtTATGTACAAAGAGAAATGCCATATTCTAATGAGGAGTTAGAAGAAACTCGAGAACAATGGGCAAAGTATTTTAaggacaactatttgatggatgCCGGCGAATGCGTTTGTTGTCTAGTAATgttatgttttatgtttttgttatgtgttggatatgacgttggatgctACTCGGAGCATATATATGGTTGTTGGAACATATATGTATGTTATGTCTTATATACAGGTTTTTGTAAATTCCCGTTTTGCCGGGTTTCGCAAATTACAAAGAAAACTATGGCAAAATTTTTGCAACCTATTAaactatttataatgtttttattataattttttgtcaaaataataGGATTGTCCAgggataaatatataaatatgcaTCTGATCGTAGCtactatatttattttttttaaaaataaaaatatattaattacaGCGCGTGTGATAGCACCAAGCTGCAAAATGACAACTAATTGCAGCGCGTATTTCACCACAAGGCGTTGCAACTACTTTTTATTTACAACTTATATGGGTCGACCCACACTGCAACTAATATACTACTTGCAACTTATATAGGTCTACCCGCGCTGCAATTAACCTATTATTTGCAGCGAATATAGGCGCTGCAAAAAATCTTACGGTATTTGCAGCCATCACAATTGCAGCGCGCGAAAACGCTGCAAAAAGCCCGTTTTACCAGCGCTGCAAATgtgattttttctactagtgtgggAGAGAGATACTCGTCTCCACTTAGTTTAAAAATTTTAgcaattttaagcttgtacaaTGGTACATACTCGTCTCCACTTGCCCAGGGGCATGGGAGATATGAGTATTCGAGAAATCAATTGTATTAATCAAGTTTTTTTGGCTACTAGTGCTTGGCGAATTGTTCACAATCCCCAGCTTCTTCTTTCTCATGTGGTTTGGGCTTGTTATCCTTCCCTTTATATCCATCTAGGTCCACAACCGGTTGCACGACCTTCTAGGAGTTACAGGAGCCTCTTACAAGGTTTCAAGTTTTAGGGCAAGGGGGCGTAGAAGACGAGAGCATGTACTAATATTCGCATTATGGATGATGTTTGAGTCTCCAGAGACCTGTTCTCTTTTAAACCTTCTATGGTTGCGTTGAATCTTCCTACTCATGTTTCATCTTTACTAGATCTGAATTCTTACGCATGGAATGTCGAGTTGGTTCTTCATCTTTCTAATGACATCCAACTGCTCAAATTCTAGCTTTGGAGCGTCTGTCATCTCTAATGGATGATTTTGTTTACTAGATATTCTCACTGGATGGAAGCTTTTCTGTTCGCGTTGCTTATGCGATGCTTCTAGGTACGGGTCCACAAGTCACCTCGGCGTCTTTTTCCCCTTCTGCAATCTAGTGGAAGCCTTTTGGATGTCTTAATATTCTGCCTCGTTTCAAGGTACTTCTCTGGAAATTACTTAGTCACGCTCTTCCTTTAGCTTCCTCTTTGTATCATAGAGGAATCCCCGTGGATCATTCTTGCTCCTTTTGTCACTTAGGGCGTGAAACAAGTTCTCATATGTTTCGAGATTGTTCCTTGCTCTACCATTATGGACGTCTGGTCCTCTTCGGTCGTATTGTTCCCACGTTGCTTCAGACTCTCTAGTGGGCTGGTGTGTCCGCTTTGTTTCCAATCTTTCTCGTCCCATTTCTTGATTATCGTTGTTGGAATTGTTCATTTCAATGATCTATTCCATCTGGGTTCTCTTCAAGAATACCCGCTTCCGAGAAGCTGTGTGGAATATTGTTTCTTTCTCTGCGGCGGTTGATGGTTAGCAGGAGTGGTGCCTTACGACCCGTCGTCTCCAAAGGAGACCTATAATGTACTTCTGTTTGCCTCACAGGAGTTAGTTTGTGTCTGTTCCAAACATTACCTCGATCGACCAGGACATACCATATGGGATTATTACCTTTAACAAGGCTTGGTTAACATCCTCCAATGAGGCTCGGATCGGCTTGGTCCTTCCGGACCCACGTTCCTTTCAAGTTGTAGGTGGTGGAGTGTATGCTTATGTTTTGGGTTCTTTCCTCTAGGCCGAGCAACTTGTTTGTGGGGTCTTTGGATGACTAGTCGTTCGTTGGATTTCTAGGCCTATTTTGTATTCTGATTCTAAAGTCCGTATCGAGCTGCTAAATGGATCTCCTTCTGTTCCGGATATGTTATGATGGTTAGTTTAGGAATTACATACGTTCCACTCTAAGTTATTTCATCTCCGTCTCTGTTCGTAAGGTGCATAAGTCCTTTATTTATCCGGCTCATACCTTTGCTACAACTGGTAGGCATCGTCATCTGCTTCATTTTCGTCTCTAGTATagttttatttttgtgttttgttcttttttagtccctttgtcaaaaaaaaaaaaattaaaaagtcatGAAAGCTTGTTTCACGAGCTTTTGACTAGAATTGTGAGGAAAACTATATTTATAAACATCTTAAAATAATAAGTATATACTACCCATACCGTGTATAAGCTAAGTGATCAATTGAATAACACGAATACGATATTATATAATACTTCATCTCATGCACAAACAAAATAAAGAGGATAAAGAAGGCTAGAGAAGCATCATATATACGGATTAGGGAGTACAAAGTATATGATATACAACTAATTTATTTTCTTCCTATCATATATACGTACGTGATCGATCAATTATcactaataaaaaaattaagctCTTGATATTTTAATTTCGtttataattaatatattttacatAAGTCCACTTATTAAAGTATTACAAAGTTTGTAACCGTGGTCGTTGCCCGTTGCCCGTTGGTAGTTTCTTGTATTAGTTGAGCTCTTCTCATATTCTTTATTTAGTCTCCGACCACGTACTTATCAAAAGTATTTATTAGGGAGAAGTTACGTAATTGTTAATCATTATTCTATTTTTCTATGCATATAACTAATTAACCTACAAATGTTTGATACCCTTAATCCTTAGATAGATAAGATAAACTACCTCAACGTTCTAAAATTATCTGGAGTTAGTAGGATAGGCTATTTTTTAAAGTGCGaggatggaaaaaaaaaatctccatCCACAAAGTACCTTTAATGATTTTGAACCCCCAAACATAAGGTTAACTAGTTGTGCCGTTTGAATATGCCTAGAATTGGTTAAATCCTCTTCGAGCAACGCAACATAAAGGTCTATTTTTTGACATTCTCTGTATCTATGCGTCTGCAAAGTACTATTATTAGTGATTCACGTTAAATGaaatgttcttttatgttctTAATTATTCTtttttcgaaaatgataaaggtcgcaacatgcgacctttaagccgtgtcacaatgatgacatgacatgcttatgtgtcatgatttaaattggaaactaaaatatttaacttatataacatattatatatgttacaaaaaaaggtgggaaaatcttaatattctaatttgttttatttttcatatTGATTATCTtagttacatattttcatagtaaaaatattgcattgataataaaaataatctgATGACGCATAGCCTACATGGCACCTATATATACCAATTAAACTCTGACACGTAAAATTgcaacaactaaatgttgtcgcaacttgcgacctttatcttTTTTTTACATCCATTATAATATGTGTAATTGCTGAATCCTTTCTACAAGTCGAGATTTTTGGTATACATGCATGCATATGCAAGTCATATATGAATGCTCAAATAAAACCGTGTTGGCGTATTGCTAATAATTAAGTACTAAATACGTACTAATGAATTATGATAAGCATAATTACAAAAAGGTAGTTACATTTTCTACCTTTAGGCCGTTAGGTGAGCACCAAAAACCCGCGTTCGTCTTTGCCTACCACTTGACTGCCATTTTGATCAATCTCCTGGTTTTTAAGTTTAGAGTTAAGCTTAATTATGTGGTATATATAATTATACGAACCTAATTAAACCTACGGAGTATTTAAGCTAATTCAGCAAGTTATTAAACCATCAATTGATCATATTAGCTCAATTGGAGAGGGGAAGGTACACATACTTTTATAGTGCACCGTGCACATACTATGTAACTACTCCTATGTAAGTACTACTCGTAAAACCGTATTACATATGTACAAATGATCAAATATTGAGAACATAAAGCAATCTTAAATCTTAGATATTATTTtcatgggtgatgataaaggtcgcaagttgcgacaacaatTAGTTGTCgtaatcttacgtgtcgcagtttaattggtacatataggcgacaCGTAGGTTATGAGTcataataatatttttactatcaatgcaatatttttactatgaaaatatgtaaataaggtaatcgatataaataaggaaacaaattagaatattaagattttcctagctttttttaaaacatttaaagtaggatatataaattaaatattttaatttacaatttaaatcatgacatataagcatgccatgtcatcattgtgacacggcttaaaggtcgcatgttgcgacctttatcattttcgtatttTCATTGCTATAATCCGTGTTTATTATAACACATCTTTATTCTTAAAATACAATTTTACCAAATAATTTTTCTCACTTTTACGtcaaacttttttttattgtcACTTTTGCGTCAAAACTAGAAAAACAACTACCTAAAAATTTGTTGCCAAACAACGTATACGTGAACGATATTTCTCCAAATCAATTAGAAGTTGATAATAGGTCACTCGATATAAATTGATCGTACGTGGGTCATCCAATTTACTCTGTATTATGATTTGTTGTAAATTTCTCCACAATTTAAACAATGTATTATCTAAGCTTATCTAAAATTgtccaaaatttaaaatttaaaccaAATAGAACAAGAACTAAATGATACTCCGTGATTCTACATTAATAACTGAGGTGGATTACCCAATATCGAAACGAATCAACCAATcctaaactttaaaattgagatatttaGAGAGTCGGGTAAGTTTTGTCAAGTCTAACCACACGACAATTTACAGCCTTTAGAGGCAAGGCCGCCGGGGCTTCTGGAAGTGAAGAAAGAAGGTCGAAACTACAGACTGCCCTGGCACCCCACCACCATCTCTATTTTCCCAATTCCCTGAGAAAATCATCCTCGAAACCCAGAAAATGAAGCAAAATGCGATCTTCCCTGGCAGCTTCCTACGCACAAGAAGAAAATTCTTTGTACCCTTTTATCCAGAAGGGTGTTTTCGTGTGGTCGTGAATGAATGAATGATTGAATTCTAACTCCACTCTTCTGGTCAGAATTGTTCTCACTTTGATTCTACCCTGATTTCGATTTTTTATCTTCTTACTCTAAAACTAATTGCGTTCTCAGTTGACTTGCTTGtggaatttttgatttttgattttcaaTATTCACATGGAATTTATTTCTTCATCAACGAATTGAATTGTATTTGTCTATTGAGATTGTTAGTCAATTTAATGCTTACTTATTTCATTCATAAACCTTTGATTTAATACGCCTCCTAATTTCGATTGTTTTTTCTTCCTACCTTCCTCATAATGTTTCGTGTTTTGTATTCCTCAATCCGTCCCACTTTTTATAGGCCACACGTTGACACCCTTTATTCAAGATGTCCTAAAATAATATTCCGAGGTCACATTTCATGTATTGTGACTcgtaccaattgaggttggcatgagtggttaagggcctcttgctccttaaccaaggtttcGGTTTCGAGTCTTGGAAATGGAAAAAATATCAattgggagggatgctgcccaccgagttacccatgcaaactcccgcgggatattagtccactcgccgaaggcggtgggaactcctcgtagtagaaccaagaaaaaaaaaaagtattgtgACACGTGTACTTTATCTAAGATTTGATCCAAAATACCATGTCAAAGATCAATATGCGTGCCCTTGTGCACAATAATGTAAGAATGCTTAAAATGCTACGAAGGGAGTAATGTAATTACTAGAGTATTTGATCATGCTATAAGGTTGATTAGTTATTAGTTGAATTTCATAacacaaaaaacaaaataattagAATTGACAACAATTTAGATCGAATTGAGTGGTACTTGTCAGGGTGTGTTTGCTTGATAAAAGTgataactttattttaattctaTACCCCAGAAAGAAAGAAActtataaaagaaaagaaaagatagTCAGTACTTTTTTCTTTCTGAATTGTCTTTTTCTTAGATGTCTTGAGTGTTGACCATAGTTTTACTTTTCTTTATATTTCTTTCACACATCACATTATTGTTTGGTAGTTCTAAAACTTCTGACTTTTGAGTCAAATTATTGCAAAACATATAGGAATTCCAACAATACATTATACAAGTAGTGTTCATGGAGTCGTCTAACACTTGGAGTATTAAATTAAACTGATTCAAATATAGTTAAATCACAAGAAATGGAGATTGAAGTGAACTGTATGACGAAAAACAAAACCgggttttaattgattttattggaTGTTAGAGTATGTAGTTATGTACATTGAGGCTCTTAAAGTGGCTCACCAAGTAGCTCTTCAAGTAGTTTTCCAATAAGAACTATCTTTTGGCCAACATTGGGGCTCTTGAGTGGTTCATGAGGGGATCTTGATTAGCTCTTTATGGAGAGCTATTTCAAGGTAACTCTTGCCCAATGGCCCTCCAAGAGTTGATTCTTGTTAAAAAGTGGGTAACTTTGAAAAGTGgatagtaacttttaaaaagACAATTAATTATGGATCATTAAATGGTAAAAAGAGACTTGATAGCTCACTTGAAGAACCAACCAATGTTGGGTGTTTTTAGGAATGAATTCTTGAGTGTGTCTTGTACACAGATAGTGGTAGAGAGAGAGTGGAGAGTCCTCCGAGAGCTCTTTTAAAGAGCCAACCAATGTACATGCTCTACCGGAGTACTCGGTATTACTTTTTCAAGTTTGATTGTATTTTTGCTTGAAGCTATCTATGTACTTTTTCGTTtatcttataattttattttttttgttttgatcgGGAATGCAATCtaattaatttccttttcgCTTGCATAAAATCACATGCTATTAAAGCATTTGCAATCCTAAAATCCCTAGTATAAGATGGAAACCATGTACTATGAATCCATGATAGGTACCCTTGACTtcttttcaagaaaaaaataaagtagACATAGCCACATTGGGCATGTGTGGATCATAGTGTCCTCAATTTGGTATATACGGAGTAGCATATATTCTTCCCCATTTCTGTATAAATATACAAAAAAAttgagctttcttgtatataaatttgagCACTCGTGTTTGACTTGTATTAATGAATTACAATCTCATAAGTGTTTGGTGATAGGTGATGACTTGACAATAGACCATGACTAGTGAAACTTTCTTTTCAAGCCTTAGCGCGTTTCTTTGGTCATTTAGCTAGTTGCTTTGTTTTTTAATAATCCATTTTCTTTATGTTTATTGTTTAATACTCCTAATAATCATATACTTACATGATAGGTTAAGATTTCTCTCTACGTAAAATGTATGGCTTACCCAGTTACCCTGTTTAAAAATTCGACTATAACTGTATTTTTGACTAGTGTACATTTTGTTTATCAAAGAATCAAGCATGTGTATCTTTTCTAAAGACTTGAGGAGGTGTGGTTGTTATTGATAAATGATAATAATTTAGCTTGACTTTTATAATTTATTCAACTTTTGTGTTTAAATGAAACATCTACGCGCTTTCATGGGGACTGATTTGCTGCCTCGTGCCCTATAAAAGCATGCAGCTATTAAGCAGTTTTTGGTTACTTGCTTTTAGTTTTGCTCTTTTCCTCTAAGAAACATTCTGATTCACTGTAATGGTACTCAAAAGGCAACTTGGTGATGACGGGAGTGGCAACTCATCACAAAACAATAACTCCCATAGCCCGCCAACCAAAATTCAGAAGTGAGTGCATGGATTTTCAATTTGTTTCCATGTGCTCTTTTGCTTTGTGTttgtatgtttttatttttgagtATATTTGGTGACTGACTTGCAATGTATTTGCAGAGTTGTTAACTATGTAACGAAAGAAGTGTCAGTGCAAGAGATTGCAACACAAATATCTGCAATATTGGAACCTGCACTTCGTAGAATGGTATGATTTCAGTTGATGCTTTATTCTGCCTGATTATCTTATGTACAGCAAACTCATGGAAAATCTGAAGTTTGACTGCAAATTTGCATTTAGACTGCGTCGAGTTCTCTAAGAGTCTGAGTAATGTAGTTATTCCTTTGAAGGGTTTTTTTTAGCTGTGTTTAGTATTCTCTTCCTAGAACTCCTTGGATTTAATAGTGATGTCCATGTTTCATTATTGAAGTTAATTTAAAACTGTTATTTCATGTACTGTAAATAGGTGAAGGAGGAAGTGGAGCCTCTGATTTATTTTCTTCAGTCATCTCCAAGGTTAGTTTTGTGTccatcttttttttgtttttttaacacCCTGGCTTGTGGCCGCAGCTCTTGCTTCTCCTACTTGTATCGTTTTTTGCAGTTCTAAAGTTTGTTAGACACCCTTTGGTACAGTGTAACTGTAGGTAAATTAGTTTTTCACATAACTACCTTCTAATGGCTGTTAAAAGATCTATTCTGTGACTATTACAGTAAAGTTGGCTACTATTTTTATGCTCCATTCCCTAGGTATTTGGTCTTAGTTTTGAACTGGATTGCCTTTTTCAGGTGATTTAACGTATATAGGTACGATTTTAAATGCTGTAGTTTTGTTTAATTGCCAGTGAGCAACTGGACTTGAAGggtttttttgttttctgtatTGAAGCATAACCATGCATGTATTTGTAAGTGTGTCAGTATGTGTGCATAAGCGCGTGCGTGTATGTGGGTGTGCCTGAATTTATTAATATAAAGAGAGAAAACTGATGGAATTGTGACATTATAAATTGAGAAAAGTTTATTACTTGTTTATGAACTTCCACTGACTCAGTGACTCTGTATTTTTGTTACTGATGTTTCTTCTATAATTACTGAATGTTTTGTTTATTGGTTGTAGACATCCGCTTGGTCTCCAGCAAGATCTATTTCCTTTAAGAAGCCTGCAGCTGCTTTTTGTCAACAAATTGCCTTACACACTTTTTACAAATAGTAAGGTAGAGGACGAGGAGCACGACCCTCTTCGGATAAAACTAGTGGATGCAAAGTCTAAGAGCCTGATCCAACATGGTCAATTCTCTTCTATGAAGGTTGAGATTTTTGTTCTTAATGGTGATTTTGCTGCTGATGGACGGGAAGATTGGAGTGAGGGCGAGTTTAAAGAGAACATCTTGCGTGAGAGAGAAGGTAAACGGCCATTGTTGGTTGGAGATATTTCCTTTGCACTTGTTGGTGGTCTTGGAACCATTGAAAACATCATGTTCACTGACAATTCAAGCTGGGTGAGAAGTAGAAAGTTCAAGTTGGGGGTTCGAGTTTTGTCAAGAGCTTCTCATGGAATTGGCATCAGGGAAGCCGTCAGTGATGCTTTTACGGTGTTGGACCATCGTGGGGAATGTAAGTGCATGTCTCTTTTCCTTTGTCTTAGATGTCTAACTTGGACTGCTAACATATCCTCAGCTTTTGA encodes:
- the LOC130459232 gene encoding uncharacterized protein isoform X2 — translated: MYLYHEYICPLKLSHINFLCPDAISCAAMKKNRLSVIDYIKDAFLNERKKDVQSKFLLAPYHEGNHWVLIVLDLVFGLAYVFDSATPPPPETRKLEGFNCIQMVMYKEKCHILMRS
- the LOC130459232 gene encoding uncharacterized protein isoform X1, translated to MYLYHEYICPLKLSHINFLCPDAISCAAMKKNRLSVIDYIKDAFLNERKKDVQSKFLLAPYHEGNHWVLIVLDLVFGLAYVFDSATPPPPETRKLEGFNCIQMAYRIYWTNLENGKRKIKSQKLRFIQMKVRTN